The Parashewanella tropica genome window below encodes:
- the flhA gene encoding flagellar biosynthesis protein FlhA: protein MNAVLGRFKQLNAANIKGIGTPLLVLAAMAMIILPMPALLLDTLFSFNIALALVVMLVAIYSNRPLDFAAFPAVLLVATLLRLALNVASTRVVLLEGHNGGDAAGKVIEAFGNVVIGGNYAVGLVVFIILIIINFVVVTKGAGRIAEVSARFTLDAMPGKQMAIDADLNAGIIDQDQARIRRSEVTREADFYGAMDGASKFVKGDAIAGIMILIINILGGFVIGMVQHGLDLSSAVEIYTLLTIGDGLVAQIPGLLLSIAAALMVTRQNESGDMGTMMMSQMFDNHKSLAIAASLLTVMGLVPGMPHLAFLSFGLFTGGAAYFVYRRNQQRLQQAEELADAEALEPKEAETKELGWDDVRHVDVIGLEVGYRLIPLVDKSQDGELLTRIKGVRKKLSQEFGFLVPAVHIRDNLDLSPNSYQISLMGVVVGESEIQHDCELAINPGQVYGQLDGTMTKDPAFGLEAVWINPQQREHAQTLGYTVVDAATVVATHISQLLTNNAAKLLGYEEVQQLLDILKKNSPKLVDGFIPEVLSLGVVVKVMQNLLEEGVSIRDQRTIVQTLIEYAPKSQDTEVLTAAVRIALKRMIVQEIAGPEPEVPVITLAPELEQMLHQSMQATGGDGPNIEPGLAERMQQSLTDAAQQQELIGQPAILLTSGMLRSTLSRFVKHTIPSLRVISYQEVPDEKQIRIVSAVGQ, encoded by the coding sequence ATGAATGCCGTATTAGGTCGTTTTAAACAGTTAAATGCCGCAAATATAAAAGGGATTGGTACTCCATTGCTCGTGCTCGCCGCGATGGCAATGATTATTCTACCAATGCCTGCATTGCTATTAGATACCTTGTTTTCTTTCAACATCGCACTGGCTTTAGTGGTTATGCTGGTGGCCATTTATTCAAATAGACCTCTGGATTTTGCAGCCTTTCCAGCTGTGCTTCTGGTGGCGACCTTATTACGTCTTGCGCTGAACGTTGCTTCTACTCGTGTGGTATTACTCGAAGGTCACAATGGTGGCGATGCCGCAGGTAAAGTCATTGAAGCCTTCGGTAACGTAGTAATTGGTGGTAACTACGCCGTAGGTTTGGTGGTCTTTATAATTCTGATCATCATCAACTTTGTGGTTGTAACCAAAGGTGCTGGACGTATTGCAGAGGTAAGTGCTCGCTTTACCTTGGATGCAATGCCAGGTAAGCAGATGGCGATTGATGCGGACTTAAACGCTGGCATTATCGACCAAGACCAAGCGCGTATTCGTCGTAGCGAAGTAACCCGAGAGGCCGACTTTTATGGGGCGATGGATGGTGCGTCAAAATTCGTAAAAGGTGATGCCATTGCAGGCATTATGATCCTTATCATCAATATCCTTGGTGGCTTTGTTATCGGTATGGTGCAGCATGGTTTGGACTTATCCAGTGCTGTAGAAATCTATACTCTGCTTACCATTGGTGACGGTCTAGTGGCACAAATTCCGGGGCTGTTACTTTCTATTGCTGCTGCATTAATGGTGACGCGTCAAAATGAATCGGGTGACATGGGCACCATGATGATGAGTCAGATGTTTGACAATCATAAATCCCTAGCCATCGCAGCCAGCTTATTGACGGTAATGGGCTTAGTTCCGGGTATGCCACATCTCGCATTCTTAAGCTTTGGTTTGTTTACGGGGGGGGCGGCTTATTTTGTTTATCGTCGTAACCAACAACGTTTACAACAAGCTGAAGAACTGGCAGATGCTGAAGCTTTAGAGCCCAAAGAAGCCGAAACAAAAGAGCTTGGTTGGGACGATGTTCGCCATGTGGACGTGATTGGTCTTGAAGTCGGATACAGACTGATCCCTCTTGTTGATAAAAGCCAAGACGGTGAACTGTTAACCAGGATCAAAGGCGTTCGTAAAAAGCTTTCTCAAGAGTTTGGTTTCTTAGTTCCTGCAGTGCATATTAGAGACAACTTGGATTTATCACCGAATAGCTATCAAATCTCTTTAATGGGTGTTGTGGTTGGTGAGTCTGAAATTCAACATGATTGTGAGCTGGCTATTAATCCTGGGCAAGTATATGGCCAACTTGATGGAACCATGACCAAAGATCCTGCCTTTGGTTTAGAAGCGGTTTGGATCAATCCGCAACAGCGAGAACATGCTCAAACATTAGGTTATACGGTAGTAGATGCTGCCACTGTTGTTGCGACTCATATCAGCCAGTTATTAACCAATAACGCCGCCAAGCTTCTTGGTTATGAAGAAGTACAGCAGTTGCTGGATATTCTGAAGAAGAACTCTCCTAAATTGGTGGATGGCTTTATTCCAGAAGTATTGTCGCTTGGTGTGGTGGTTAAAGTGATGCAGAACTTACTGGAAGAAGGCGTGTCGATTCGAGATCAAAGAACCATAGTTCAGACCTTGATAGAGTACGCGCCTAAGAGTCAGGACACCGAAGTATTGACCGCTGCGGTACGTATCGCATTGAAACGAATGATAGTTCAAGAGATTGCTGGACCAGAACCTGAAGTCCCTGTCATAACATTGGCTCCAGAGTTGGAACAGATGTTGCATCAGTCTATGCAGGCAACAGGTGGTGATGGGCCAAACATCGAACCGGGCCTTGCAGAACGCATGCAGCAGTCACTTACAGACGCGGCACAGCAGCAAGAGTTAATCGGTCAGCCCGCCATATTGTTGACGTCAGGAATGTTACGCTCGACCTTATCGAGATTTGTTAAGCACACCATTCCGAGCTTGAGAGTCATTTCCTATCAGGAAGTGCCGGATGAGAAACAAATCCGAATTGTGTCAGCAGTCGGTCAATAG
- a CDS encoding methyl-accepting chemotaxis protein, which translates to MKSTLSIRSLVLLCLAFIFLSVLVFTFWFNASTQRENLEEFAQRHTHSVTKSYFDSLNAMMLTGSISNREMIRERLIAEDEINDIRIIRSPALSKVFGAGLASEQVQDTLDQRGISGQIINEIRETANGRILTRIEPILAQSNYQGVNCLGCHQVPENTQLGALRIDYSLAAEDKALTKSLWTTGTVQFALFFAAFIFTAFILNRVVIARLRKLRHLMSTISETSDLTLQLNDNRDDEIGSVSSAFNQMVKQINDTLCSVVSNAKQVTQSAIDINSMANTTKKEVQAQKYNTDQMATAMTEMAASAEQVRCNAESTASHSQQTNELAINGESQTHDAVSAIEGLSQEVQHGAMRIQQLEQRTDEVAAVLSVISGIAEQTNLLALNAAIEAARAGEQGRGFAVVADEVRTLASRTQESTEDIRRTIEGLKEETSDCVAVMNTASELAQQQVESIQSVAVELKQISDAVNQICELNTQMETAASEQSRVAESINNNVIEIANSTDTTSDDAKNTAAIAEHLLDMAGQLEESAKQFKLKM; encoded by the coding sequence ATGAAGAGTACCCTGTCGATTCGATCTTTAGTCTTGCTCTGCTTAGCGTTTATATTTTTGTCTGTTTTAGTGTTTACCTTTTGGTTTAATGCCAGTACCCAAAGGGAAAACCTAGAAGAGTTTGCTCAACGCCACACTCACAGTGTCACAAAATCCTATTTTGACTCTCTCAACGCCATGATGTTGACGGGTAGTATTAGCAATCGGGAGATGATCCGTGAGCGCTTAATTGCAGAAGATGAAATCAACGACATCCGTATTATTCGCTCTCCTGCATTAAGTAAAGTCTTTGGCGCTGGATTAGCGAGTGAACAAGTACAAGACACGTTGGATCAACGCGGCATCAGTGGTCAAATTATTAATGAAATTCGTGAAACAGCCAACGGACGTATACTGACCCGTATTGAACCTATCTTAGCGCAATCAAACTATCAAGGTGTCAACTGCCTTGGATGTCACCAAGTTCCTGAAAACACCCAATTAGGTGCATTGAGAATCGACTACTCTTTAGCCGCTGAAGATAAAGCTTTGACCAAGAGCCTTTGGACTACGGGTACCGTTCAGTTTGCTTTATTTTTTGCCGCCTTCATCTTTACGGCCTTTATTTTAAACCGTGTTGTTATTGCTCGCTTACGAAAGCTTCGTCACCTAATGAGTACTATTTCCGAAACGTCAGATTTAACATTACAGCTTAACGATAATCGTGACGATGAAATTGGCTCCGTTTCATCAGCTTTCAACCAAATGGTTAAACAAATTAACGATACCTTATGCTCAGTAGTATCTAATGCCAAGCAAGTAACCCAATCCGCGATTGATATTAACTCTATGGCTAACACTACCAAAAAAGAAGTTCAGGCACAGAAATACAACACAGACCAAATGGCCACGGCCATGACGGAAATGGCAGCCTCTGCTGAGCAAGTAAGATGTAATGCAGAAAGTACAGCCTCTCACTCTCAACAAACCAATGAACTTGCCATTAATGGTGAAAGTCAAACCCATGATGCCGTGAGTGCCATTGAAGGTTTGAGCCAAGAAGTACAACACGGTGCCATGAGAATTCAGCAGCTTGAACAACGAACCGATGAAGTGGCAGCTGTGTTATCAGTAATTTCAGGAATAGCTGAGCAGACCAACCTACTCGCGTTAAATGCAGCGATTGAAGCAGCTCGTGCAGGTGAACAAGGTCGTGGATTTGCAGTAGTAGCCGATGAGGTAAGAACACTCGCATCTCGTACCCAAGAATCTACTGAAGACATTCGCCGTACCATAGAAGGCTTAAAAGAAGAAACTTCTGATTGTGTTGCAGTAATGAACACGGCATCTGAGTTAGCACAACAGCAGGTTGAATCCATTCAAAGTGTCGCGGTTGAACTGAAGCAAATCTCTGACGCAGTAAATCAAATTTGTGAATTAAATACTCAAATGGAAACTGCGGCTTCAGAGCAAAGCCGAGTAGCGGAATCCATCAACAATAACGTAATTGAAATTGCTAACTCGACTGATACTACTTCTGATGATGCAAAAAATACTGCTGCTATTGCTGAGCATTTATTGGATATGGCGGGTCAGTTAGAAGAAAGCGCTAAGCAATTTAAATTGAAGATGTAG
- a CDS encoding LamG-like jellyroll fold domain-containing protein codes for MRNTLTFLLAISILGCGSGSESDKPSTNDPIKETAPVDPNLDTDKDGVPDVEEKKNGTNPAKSNLVEYKAKVVESFSEFESDNITDNMSFTTKELALLSSKRQFLTSLKVTDVPNPATKIDIDGGVGIWGNTTLDLTFEVQHRCPTYKLSYIFTRSTSRNSLRMFQISRLENSDEKIIHAQQDVSGVKEKTEWSQLVTAINDNNEKIRVFGKRSELWQFSVEESCLLFDSDLDGLVDDVEVQLGTNKKSADSDGDGLTDFEEVNAKLNPLDVQDASKDNDGDGFTNLEEVKHGFNPFVAGDINKADTDNDGLSNGKERQLGLDPFKHNDANSDVDNDGLPDLVEVRYHLNPIDGSDGANADQDNDGVTNGKEIEQGTNPNDHKLRLRDKFTLPLLVLDTSGDGKVNAQDEMLAVSLERYSLRKNTTGIWTFNDNNPTETKYQQLDIMPEVRSFRGRIDKYPDSAVFATIWPDCTISYDVFVGYSTKPEFELSADAEYFAAFNKSFENDGICELSGVSDAKYQLGKQANYQRVDYGADSNNENLIYWPQQGDDFHLFERPQSQQISFHSLHALFNGQGKIERAIAFVDYQVNLADQMTSRTFYERLSVSDLLIETSGKGLPDDGSSSAEWDDNWNRNLSEFWYPRRSGAQFWYENVYWNKPHGASGRAYGEKMMNSASQGNQGTYLHEMGHHYGSKHESFPERLYGLNAMRSSHASTQSTIVHQREGAARRVKSQRAGVRQHYDLRVPASDWNFHPLAQPDHFSVYRDDVADINVLNNDSDAGNQKLKVLSVHINPKLSSNGAIDSKISVNPDNSIHFEPPKGFIGLVDAYYVLADETNLTTRGILHINVEHNGISDVFTFDESCIDTKADVRSEFTSTGNDANVSLFNWGYKGNRYKDEHGEPYKVSCEVFNNQMGASQAVTDKSVTWAVTQGKLFSNELNNEAGSVHRYHPHVFEVNNKNFSISFWYKPDSSLDLNGYTELARRGRRFGSGWDGDGWVVSAEGNKLNFLIHDKSKTTLNRKLSLDIPNVEALLNVDNWVHIGMTLDWDTRKLIAYVNGEQKGDADIPTEFSLVSSSGTGHAYARGAYAVFGQSKTLYTTFNHAGLDDLVIAHKALSQHEMSQIFNKKLPAFMPKPTNGKSLAIELLSSLSWLKHSNFDEGFTQYRVYFSDNNASVSNRESTSRLDESLINGNSADISSIQLDATKAYYWAVDIVSDNNEVVKGEVWSFWQKQQSVYRTLSQLLRIKTPEQLKDYDDIYEGDIQFSPNYEFYKEKRDQ; via the coding sequence ATGCGCAATACATTGACATTTCTACTCGCAATCTCAATTCTAGGCTGCGGCTCGGGCTCTGAATCAGATAAACCTTCAACTAATGACCCTATTAAAGAAACGGCTCCAGTCGATCCTAATCTTGATACCGATAAGGATGGCGTTCCAGACGTTGAAGAAAAGAAAAATGGAACTAACCCTGCTAAGTCAAACCTTGTTGAATACAAAGCAAAAGTGGTAGAAAGCTTTTCTGAATTCGAGTCTGACAATATTACCGATAACATGTCATTCACGACGAAAGAGTTGGCGTTGCTTTCCTCTAAAAGGCAGTTTCTTACCTCTTTGAAGGTCACAGATGTACCAAATCCTGCGACTAAAATCGACATTGATGGTGGCGTTGGAATTTGGGGCAATACGACCTTAGATTTAACCTTCGAAGTTCAGCATCGCTGTCCAACATACAAACTGTCTTATATTTTTACTCGCTCTACATCTCGCAACTCATTAAGAATGTTTCAAATAAGTCGTTTGGAAAATTCTGACGAGAAAATCATTCATGCTCAACAAGATGTCTCAGGTGTCAAAGAGAAAACCGAATGGTCGCAGCTTGTTACTGCAATAAATGATAACAATGAGAAAATCAGAGTCTTTGGAAAGCGAAGTGAACTATGGCAATTCAGTGTAGAAGAAAGCTGTCTGTTGTTTGATAGTGACTTAGATGGTCTTGTGGATGATGTTGAAGTACAACTTGGAACGAATAAAAAATCTGCTGATAGCGATGGTGACGGCTTAACAGATTTCGAAGAAGTGAACGCCAAATTAAACCCTTTGGATGTTCAAGATGCCAGTAAAGATAATGACGGTGATGGTTTTACAAACCTTGAAGAAGTTAAGCACGGGTTTAACCCGTTTGTTGCTGGTGACATCAATAAAGCTGATACTGATAACGATGGACTTTCAAATGGCAAAGAAAGACAACTGGGTTTAGATCCATTTAAACATAATGATGCTAATAGCGATGTTGATAATGACGGTCTTCCCGATCTTGTTGAGGTGAGATACCACCTAAACCCTATTGATGGTTCCGATGGTGCCAATGCCGATCAAGATAATGATGGGGTAACCAATGGCAAAGAAATAGAGCAGGGCACGAATCCCAATGATCACAAGTTACGCCTAAGAGATAAATTTACTTTACCGCTGTTGGTGCTTGATACCTCAGGTGACGGAAAAGTGAATGCTCAAGATGAAATGTTAGCCGTGTCTTTAGAGCGGTATTCGTTACGGAAAAACACCACAGGAATATGGACGTTTAACGACAATAATCCTACTGAAACCAAATATCAGCAACTGGATATTATGCCCGAAGTGAGATCATTTAGAGGGCGAATCGACAAGTACCCAGATAGTGCGGTATTTGCCACTATTTGGCCAGATTGTACGATTTCTTACGACGTATTTGTTGGATACAGTACTAAACCAGAGTTTGAGTTATCAGCAGATGCGGAATATTTCGCAGCGTTTAATAAGTCATTTGAAAATGATGGCATTTGTGAGTTGTCGGGTGTATCCGATGCAAAATATCAGTTAGGTAAACAAGCCAATTATCAGCGTGTTGATTACGGCGCTGATTCTAATAATGAGAACCTGATTTACTGGCCACAACAAGGTGATGACTTTCACTTGTTTGAGCGTCCGCAAAGTCAGCAAATTTCTTTTCATTCTTTACATGCGCTATTTAATGGTCAAGGCAAAATCGAAAGAGCCATCGCCTTTGTTGACTATCAAGTCAATCTAGCCGATCAAATGACTTCACGGACCTTTTATGAACGATTATCTGTGTCGGATTTATTGATTGAAACGTCGGGTAAAGGGTTACCAGATGATGGTTCATCATCAGCAGAATGGGATGATAACTGGAATCGAAATCTATCCGAATTTTGGTATCCAAGACGCTCTGGTGCTCAATTCTGGTATGAAAATGTCTATTGGAATAAACCTCACGGCGCATCGGGACGTGCTTATGGTGAGAAAATGATGAACTCGGCTTCTCAAGGAAACCAAGGGACTTATCTTCATGAAATGGGGCATCATTATGGCTCTAAGCACGAGTCTTTTCCTGAGCGTTTGTATGGATTGAATGCGATGCGAAGCAGCCATGCTTCAACACAAAGTACCATCGTTCATCAACGAGAAGGCGCGGCAAGAAGAGTCAAGAGTCAGCGTGCAGGAGTCAGACAGCATTACGATTTAAGAGTGCCAGCCTCTGATTGGAACTTCCATCCTCTTGCTCAGCCAGATCACTTTTCTGTATATAGAGATGATGTCGCAGATATCAATGTACTCAACAATGACAGTGATGCAGGCAATCAAAAGCTAAAAGTATTAAGTGTTCATATTAACCCTAAGCTGTCAAGCAATGGCGCCATCGATTCAAAAATCAGTGTTAACCCAGATAACAGCATTCACTTTGAACCTCCTAAAGGCTTTATTGGACTTGTTGATGCTTACTATGTACTGGCCGATGAAACCAATTTGACCACCAGAGGCATTTTACACATCAACGTAGAGCATAACGGGATTTCCGATGTATTCACTTTTGATGAATCTTGTATTGATACCAAGGCTGATGTGCGCTCTGAGTTTACTTCTACAGGTAATGACGCCAATGTTTCGTTGTTTAATTGGGGATATAAAGGCAATCGCTATAAAGACGAACATGGAGAACCATATAAAGTCAGCTGTGAAGTATTTAATAATCAGATGGGGGCATCCCAAGCGGTTACAGATAAAAGCGTCACTTGGGCTGTAACTCAAGGCAAATTGTTTAGTAATGAGTTGAACAACGAAGCGGGTTCAGTACATCGTTATCACCCGCATGTTTTTGAAGTTAACAATAAGAATTTCTCGATTTCATTTTGGTATAAACCTGACAGCTCTCTTGATCTAAATGGTTACACCGAATTAGCTCGAAGAGGCAGACGCTTTGGTTCAGGTTGGGATGGCGATGGTTGGGTTGTATCAGCTGAGGGCAATAAACTTAACTTCCTAATACATGATAAATCTAAAACCACACTTAATCGTAAGCTGTCACTGGATATCCCCAATGTCGAAGCGCTGCTAAATGTCGATAACTGGGTTCACATTGGTATGACGTTGGATTGGGACACGAGAAAACTTATCGCTTATGTAAATGGCGAACAAAAAGGTGACGCTGACATTCCTACTGAATTTAGCTTAGTGTCTAGCAGTGGAACTGGGCATGCTTATGCTAGAGGCGCCTATGCTGTATTTGGTCAGTCGAAGACGCTCTACACTACTTTTAATCATGCTGGATTAGATGATTTAGTGATTGCACATAAGGCGCTATCTCAGCATGAAATGAGTCAGATCTTTAATAAAAAACTGCCTGCGTTTATGCCTAAGCCAACGAATGGAAAAAGCCTTGCGATAGAGCTACTGTCTTCTCTTTCATGGCTTAAGCACTCTAACTTTGATGAAGGCTTTACTCAGTATCGAGTTTATTTTTCTGACAACAATGCGTCAGTTTCAAACCGAGAAAGTACAAGTCGATTAGATGAGTCGTTAATTAATGGAAATAGTGCTGATATTTCATCCATCCAGCTAGATGCAACTAAAGCTTATTATTGGGCGGTAGATATTGTCTCTGATAATAATGAGGTAGTGAAAGGCGAAGTGTGGAGCTTTTGGCAAAAGCAACAGAGTGTTTATCGAACTTTGTCTCAACTACTTAGAATTAAAACGCCAGAGCAATTAAAAGATTATGATGATATTTATGAAGGTGATATTCAATTTTCGCCAAATTATGAGTTTTATAAGGAAAAGCGCGATCAGTAA
- a CDS encoding class I SAM-dependent methyltransferase has protein sequence MDFILKYIFSSGFLPCISEMTTLTQRKTLLVVKGIEDIGLHYVRTLAHWRERFLQQWYQLKHHGYDDKFRR, from the coding sequence GTGGACTTTATCCTGAAGTACATTTTTTCCAGTGGCTTTTTACCGTGTATTTCAGAAATGACTACACTTACACAGAGAAAAACACTTTTAGTCGTTAAAGGCATAGAAGATATTGGGCTTCATTATGTAAGAACTTTAGCTCACTGGAGAGAGCGATTTTTGCAGCAATGGTATCAACTGAAACATCATGGGTACGATGACAAATTCAGGCGATGA
- a CDS encoding SDR family NAD(P)-dependent oxidoreductase: MQKVLITGASSGIGEALYHQYLKYDYHVIACGRNAQKLNDLTQGHLNSKTLCFDVTDHQQVIESTKDLEQLDILILNAGDCKYIDDAKHFDAHSFKHNIETNLISVGYLLESLLPKLKNGGQLVLVSSSVTILPFPRAEGYGTSKAGMDYLAKSLMLDLRHYNIDVSLVHPGFVKTPLTDKNDFPMPFLITATQAAEAIFNGVSKRERYIHFPKRLTLLLRILSLLPISWWSKMISRTAK; this comes from the coding sequence ATGCAAAAAGTCTTAATTACGGGAGCCTCTTCAGGTATTGGTGAGGCTTTGTATCATCAATATCTTAAATACGACTATCATGTTATTGCTTGCGGTCGTAATGCTCAAAAGTTGAATGATTTAACACAAGGTCATTTAAATTCTAAGACTCTCTGTTTTGATGTAACCGACCATCAACAAGTTATAGAGTCGACAAAAGACTTAGAGCAATTAGATATCTTGATTCTAAACGCTGGCGATTGTAAGTACATTGATGATGCCAAACACTTCGATGCCCACAGTTTTAAACACAATATCGAAACCAACCTGATTTCTGTTGGCTATCTACTAGAGAGCTTATTACCCAAATTAAAAAACGGTGGGCAACTGGTATTGGTCAGCTCAAGTGTCACGATATTGCCTTTTCCTAGGGCAGAGGGTTATGGAACATCTAAAGCTGGCATGGACTATTTAGCGAAAAGCCTAATGCTTGACTTAAGGCATTACAACATTGACGTGAGCCTTGTTCACCCAGGTTTTGTTAAAACACCACTTACAGATAAAAATGACTTTCCCATGCCATTTCTTATAACTGCTACGCAAGCCGCTGAAGCCATTTTTAACGGCGTATCTAAGCGTGAGCGTTACATACATTTCCCTAAGCGATTAACTTTATTATTAAGAATACTTTCACTGCTTCCTATTTCTTGGTGGAGTAAAATGATTTCAAGGACGGCCAAATGA
- a CDS encoding nuclear transport factor 2 family protein: MSEQLIKLTDPTWFKNVVELYQTLTKQDLHKIYDVYHENVVFRDPIHRVVGVEDLHEYFQAMYKNTTSCHFDIYETFYDKCNAALYWKMTFTNPKIKRGKPILVEGHSLIRGQGDKVIYHRDYYDVGEMVYEHAPVLGFMVRKLKGYIGKCKKS, from the coding sequence ATGTCTGAACAACTGATAAAACTTACAGATCCTACATGGTTTAAGAATGTTGTTGAGCTGTATCAGACACTAACTAAGCAAGATCTTCACAAAATTTATGATGTTTACCATGAAAACGTCGTATTTCGAGATCCGATTCATCGTGTGGTGGGCGTGGAAGACTTACATGAGTATTTTCAGGCTATGTATAAAAACACCACTTCATGTCATTTCGATATCTACGAAACTTTCTACGATAAATGCAATGCCGCTTTGTATTGGAAGATGACCTTTACCAACCCCAAAATTAAGCGTGGAAAACCTATCTTAGTAGAAGGGCATTCTTTGATTCGTGGTCAAGGAGACAAAGTCATTTATCACCGTGACTATTACGATGTTGGCGAAATGGTTTATGAACATGCTCCTGTACTTGGGTTCATGGTTCGTAAACTTAAGGGGTACATAGGGAAATGCAAAAAGTCTTAA
- a CDS encoding ChrR family anti-sigma-E factor, protein MINYHPDPQLLAAFASGELMTSFSCAVATHLEKCPTCRYRADHLTNQQADDVFHQEVGDEDNSEFDNILSAILDDDVIDMPLLPSLQPFQIGGENFILPRALSNLSFGKASSIGKISRSRAKLDEGTVRTSLLHIQAGGNVPQHSHKGYEVTLVLSGAFEDEADRYAEGDFIFLEGEHKHQPISRDGCLCMTIVSDSLHFTQGINKLLNPIGAYIY, encoded by the coding sequence ATGATTAACTATCATCCCGATCCTCAATTACTCGCTGCGTTTGCAAGTGGTGAATTAATGACATCTTTTAGCTGTGCTGTGGCAACGCATCTGGAAAAATGTCCTACCTGCCGTTATAGAGCTGATCATTTAACCAACCAGCAAGCTGACGATGTATTTCATCAGGAAGTTGGTGATGAGGATAATAGTGAGTTCGATAATATACTGAGTGCGATATTGGATGATGATGTCATTGATATGCCTCTGTTGCCATCTCTACAACCGTTTCAAATAGGAGGTGAGAATTTCATTTTGCCGAGAGCTTTATCAAACTTAAGTTTTGGTAAAGCCAGTTCGATTGGAAAAATTTCAAGATCTAGAGCCAAGCTTGATGAAGGCACAGTAAGAACCAGTTTGTTACATATTCAAGCTGGTGGAAATGTTCCTCAACACAGTCATAAAGGTTATGAAGTTACACTGGTGTTGTCTGGTGCATTTGAGGATGAAGCTGATCGATATGCAGAAGGAGACTTTATCTTCCTTGAAGGCGAACATAAGCATCAACCAATATCGAGAGATGGCTGTTTATGTATGACGATTGTTAGTGATTCTCTGCACTTCACTCAAGGCATAAACAAGTTACTGAACCCAATAGGTGCTTATATTTATTAA
- a CDS encoding sigma-70 family RNA polymerase sigma factor: protein MATATQIFANSHEYAKAIPMTSKLPVQDLEQLLLSVALKRDKSAFSQLFKFFAPKIKQHALSKLGCPDAANDVVQEAMTNVWRKAHLFNPNKGAVNTWIFTIMRNVTFDALRKVQSNREDVVSDDIWPLVEAKTEKQLDDDDHLSTRLLMDYIHQLSPEQQAVIKGVYFSGISQEQLAIHLDLPLGTVKSRLRLAMVKLKSLGANL from the coding sequence ATGGCAACGGCAACACAGATATTTGCAAACAGTCATGAGTATGCTAAAGCTATACCTATGACATCAAAATTACCCGTACAAGACTTAGAACAATTGCTTCTTAGTGTCGCGCTTAAACGCGATAAAAGTGCATTCTCCCAATTGTTTAAGTTTTTTGCCCCCAAAATAAAGCAGCACGCTCTTAGTAAGCTCGGTTGCCCTGATGCTGCGAATGATGTCGTGCAAGAAGCTATGACCAATGTTTGGCGGAAAGCCCATTTATTCAACCCAAATAAAGGTGCAGTGAATACTTGGATCTTCACCATAATGAGAAACGTCACCTTTGATGCGTTACGTAAAGTTCAAAGTAACCGAGAAGACGTTGTCAGTGACGATATATGGCCACTCGTAGAAGCAAAAACCGAAAAGCAACTAGACGATGATGATCACCTTTCTACGCGATTATTAATGGATTACATTCATCAGCTATCACCTGAGCAGCAAGCGGTAATAAAAGGCGTGTATTTCAGCGGTATCTCTCAAGAGCAATTAGCGATACACCTTGATCTACCTCTTGGCACGGTTAAATCGAGGTTAAGGTTGGCTATGGTGAAGCTTAAATCGTTAGGAGCGAATCTATGA
- a CDS encoding chalcone isomerase family protein yields MRNFIICILFCTSLFTVQVAQACSIRFPDMESDTNQLKKLGGASFSFLFWDLYKSTLYTSNANKPRDANEVLFKIQYKRDIDKKDLVEQTQVQWEHLKLPPKEYQSYLPELENIWPNVKKGDTLALLVSNKGSSFYLNQACIGTIADPHFGKRFLDIWLSPNTSEPKQRKRLLGARR; encoded by the coding sequence TTGCGTAATTTTATTATTTGCATTTTATTTTGCACTAGCCTCTTTACTGTTCAAGTTGCACAAGCGTGTAGTATTCGATTTCCTGATATGGAGTCTGACACTAATCAGTTGAAGAAACTTGGTGGCGCATCATTTTCATTTCTATTTTGGGATTTATACAAAAGCACCTTGTACACCAGTAATGCAAACAAGCCCAGAGACGCCAATGAAGTACTGTTTAAAATTCAATATAAGCGCGATATTGATAAGAAGGATTTAGTTGAGCAAACTCAAGTACAATGGGAGCATTTAAAGCTCCCCCCGAAGGAGTATCAATCATATTTACCTGAGTTAGAGAATATCTGGCCGAATGTAAAAAAAGGAGATACTTTAGCATTATTGGTCAGTAATAAAGGCAGCTCTTTTTATCTAAATCAGGCCTGTATCGGTACCATAGCCGACCCTCATTTTGGTAAACGCTTCTTGGATATTTGGCTGTCTCCAAATACTTCTGAACCCAAGCAGCGCAAACGCTTGTTAGGAGCAAGACGATGA